DNA from Sorangium aterium:
GCGAGAGGTCGTTCACCCCGGGGGTGTCGACGAGGACCACGCGCTCGCGCAGGAGCTCGGCCGGGTACCCCACCTCGAGGAACTTCACCTCGCCGGCGCTCGACGAGCGCTCTCCGCCGACCGTGAAGGCCCGCACGTCCTCGAACGGCAGGCCCGTGCGCTCGCCCGACGCGTAGACCACCTCGGCGCGCGGCTCGGCCGCGTACTCGAGGTGGTGGATCACCGCCGTCGTGGGCGTCACGCCGACGGGGAGGATCGAGGCGCCGAGCAGGGCGTTCACGAATGTCGTCTTGCCGTGGTTGAACTCGCCGACAACGACGAGGTGGAACCGATCGGCGTCGAGCTTCTTCACGAGATCGTTCGTGATGCGCGCCGCGACGCTCTTGGCGCCGAGGGACTCGGCGAACGTCACGAGATCCCTGAGCGCCCCGGTCACGTCGTCTTTGCGGCTGTGGAAGGATTCGAGCATGTGCGTCTACCTCGGCCTTGCGCCTTGCCAGGAGCGGGGAGCCCCTCAGCCCCAGATCTTGATGACTTCGTGCACCTTCTCGTCGACCTCTTCCATGGAGAGGCCGCTCGCGCCGAGCCCGGCGTGGCGCTTGTAGAGCTCGCTCTCGGCGAAGGCCCGGAGCGCCAGCACGCGCTTCGGCAGCCACGGGTGGCTGGCCGTGAACTCGGCGAACCTGCCGACGCCGCCCTTGCCCTCCTCGTGCTGGGCGATGAACGCCTCGAGGTTGAGCTCCTCGTACAGCTTGGTCGAGCCGAGCGCGAGCTTGGTGAGCGCGCGCGTCGAGACGTCGAGGCTCTTCGCGCAGAGAAGGCCGGCGCGGTCGCAGGTGACCTCGGCCCGGCGCGACCAGCCGGAGAGCGCGAGCATCGCCGGGCCGACGATCCACTTCACGAAGACCGACGCCATCCGCGTCAGGTAGTGCATGGCGGTCAGGTAGACCACGTGGCTGTTGTGGATGTGGCCGCACTCATGGCCGATGACGCTGAGCAGCTCGTCGTCGGTGAAATGATCAACGAGCGCCGAGTGCACCATGATGAACGAGTCGTCGTTCGTCCCGTAGGTGGCCGCGTTGAGGGTGGGGCTGTTGACGATGTAGATCGTCGGGGTCGCGATCCCGAGCGTCTCGGCGCAGTGGACCGCGAGCTTGTGGACACGCGGGAACTGCGCGGGGCCGACCTTGACGGCGTGGCCGAGCAGCTCGTTCTTGCCGACCGTCTTGAACAGCCTGACCGCGGCGGTCACGGCGAGCTCGACCGGACGCATCTTCTCGAAGGCGAGCCGCGTGTTCTTGTCGGACACGTAGGCATACGCGTTGCCCGCGCCGTCCCCGCCGCCCGCGCGCTGGCCCTTCCGTCTCTCGATGAAGCCCTTGAAATCGAGCGTTCCGACCTGTGCCATTCGGCGAAGGTAACGGCCTGGCCGGGACCGCGCAACGCCGCCATCGTCAGGCGAAGCGAAGTTAACGCAAAATCACAGACGACCTCCGCTCACATCTGAATCAGACGCCGAGCAGACGGCAAGCAGACGGTGATCAGACAGCGGAAGCACATCGGGCGCGGGCCCGATGCGGACCGGGCGCGAGTCGACGCGGATCAGACGCCGAGCAGAGCGAGGAGCCCCTCCGGGCCGAGGCGCTCGAGCGTCCGCTGCCGCGCAAGGAAGCGCCGGAAGTCCTTGTAGACACCGCTGCCCTTCGGGCGGAGCTCGAAATCGGTGATGCGCGTGATGGAGAACCTCAGCGCCGCGATCACGCTCTCGTGGAACAAACGGTCGCGCTCCTCGGTTGAGAGCGGCCGCACCGCCGTGTAGCCGGCGCCGAGCGCGGACACGAGGTCCGGGTCGAGATCGTCGCCGAAGCACCACGCGAGCATCGTGACGGCGAGGTCGAACGCGGCGCTCCCGCGCGAGGCGCTCTCGAAATCGAGCAGCGCGGAGATCTCGCCGGCCTCCCAGAGCACGTTGTCGCGGAAGAGGTCGCCATGGATCAGCGTCTGGGGGCCGGGGGTCCGCGGCGCCGCGGCGCGGATCCGTTCGAGCCGGCCGGTGAGCTCGTCGACGGCGGCGGCCACGTCGGGCGGGAGAGCCGGGGCGGGACCGGAGGCCGTCGACCTCGCGCCCGCGCCGGGCGCAGGGGAACGGAGCCCCCGGAGCCGCTGGTCGAGGCTGTCGAGGTCGAACCGGCTGGCGTTCGCCCCCTCGAACGAGGCGCCGACGAGGTGCACCCGCGCGAGGGCCGCGCCGACGCGGCGGGTCGCGTCCGGCGTGACGCGCGCCTGACAGAGCGACGCGCCCGCGACCCACGGGAACAGCGCGACCGGCTTTCCTGCGTGCTCCGCGACGAACGCCGCGCCCTCCGACGCGGCGCCCTCCGACACGGACGCCGCGTCGGAGGGCGCCGCGCCCTCCGACGCGGCGCCCTCCGACACGGACGCCGCGTCGGAGGGCGCCGCGTCGCGGCGCCGGAGCGGCTGCGGGGTGGCGACGCCCCCGGCCGCGAGGTGCTCGAGCATGCGCGCTTCGCGTGACGCCGCGCCGAGCTGCTGCTCCTCGTAGACCCGCAGGAACACCTGTCCGCGGCCGTCGGCGAGCGTCAACGCGAAGTTGGAGTTGACGCTCCCGGCGAGGAGGCCGCGCACATCGGCGATCTCCAGGCCGTACAGCGCGCCGATGCGGCGGGCATCCGCGAGCGAGAGGGGGGTCAGGATGGCCATCGCGGCGCAGGGTAGCCTCGTCTCGCGCGCGGCCTCCACAGGAACCTGGAGGAGCGCGCCGAGCGGGATGCGAGGAGGGACGGGGAGCAACGGAAGGGGGACGAGCGATGAGAAAATGCGCGCTCCTCACGAAGATCCGCGGTGCCCCTGGTCGCGGACCGGCCCTGCGTGGGTTATGAAATCGAGTGAGCGGGAGCAACATCCCCCTTCGATTATCGAATGCCCACCCTCTACGGAAACACCACCGGACTCAGCCCCCAGGCCACCAAGACCCTCGAGCGCATCTACCGCCGCAAGGTCCCGCTCGCCAGCATCGCCACCCCCGAGCTCATCAAGGCGCTCGCCGAGGCGTCGCATGAGACGGGGCGCCAGGTCGGCGCGCTGGTCCACCGCTCGGGCGAGATCGACTACGTCATCGTCGGCGACGCGACCCGGCTGATGCTGCCGGACATCGGGCGCCTCCGCGCCGCGCAGGGCCGCTTCAGGGCGCTCCGGCTCATCCACACGCACCTCTTCAACGAGCCGCTCACCCGGGACGATCTCGTGGATCTCGTCCGCCTCCGGCTCGACCTCGTCGCGGCCGTGCAGCTCACCCCGCAGGGCGAGCCGCGGACCCTCCAGTACGCGTACAACGTGCCGGTCCACGGGAAGGAAGCGGTCACGGTGACCGTGGACGAGGCCCAGGGGCGCGGCGACGGCCGCGGGGAGGCGGCGCTGCCGTATCGGACCGTGGGCCCCGTCGCGATCGGCCGCGCCGACGTCGATTTCGGCGCGCTCATCCAGGCGCTCGAGGACGAGTTCACGAAGCGGTCGCGCACGCGGTCGGTCGCGGCGAAGGACGGCCGCGCGATCCTCGTCCACGTCGCCGAGAAATCCAAGGCGGGCGCGCTCGCCCGGGCCGAGGAGAGCCTGCGCGAGCTGACCGAGCTCGCCGGCACCGCGGGCGTCGACGTCGCGGACACGGTCCTCCAGCTGCGCGATCGCCTCGACCCGCGGCTCGTGCTCGGCAAGGGCAAGCTGGACGAGGTCGTGCTGCGCGCCTCGGAGCTCGACGCGGAGACGCTGGTCTTCGACAGGGATCTGACCCCCTCCCAGGCCTCGGCGATCGCGAAGCACACGGATCTCAAGGTGCTCGACCGGACGCAGCTCATCCTCGACATCTTCGCCCAGCGGGCCGAGTCGTCGGACGGCAAGCTCCAGGTCGAGCTGGCCCAGCTGAAGTACACGCTCCCTCGCCTCGGGCAGAAGGACGACTCCCTGTCTCGCCTGACGGGCGGCATCGGCGGGCGCGGTCCCGGCGAGACGAAGCTGGAGATCGGGCGCCGCCGCGCGAAGGAGCGCGTCAGCTTCCTGGAGGCGCAGCTGAAGCGCCTCTCCCGCCAGCGGGAGCAGCGCCGCCGCCGCCGCGCCCGGCTCGGCGTGCCGGTGGTCTCGATCGTCGGTTACACGAACGCCGGCAAGAGCACGCTGCTGAACACGTTGACCGGCGCCGACGTGCTCGCCGAGAACAAGCTGTTCGCGACCCTCGACACCCGCTCGAGGCGGCTGCGCTTCCCCGAGGAGCGCGAGGTGGTGATCACCGACACCGTCGGCTTCATCCGGGAGCTGCCGAAGGATCTGTTCGCCGCCTTCCGGGCGACGTTCGAGGAGGCCGCCGACGCCGACCTCCTGCTCCACGTCGTGGACGCGAGCGATCCCGCGCGCGACCAGCACATCGAGACGACCGAGGCGCTGCTGACCGAGCTCGATCTCATCGGCATCCCCCGCATCGTGGTGTTCAACAAGGCGGACCTGATCGCCCCGGCGGAGGGGCGGCGGCTGCTGCTCGGGCACCCGGACGCGGTGGTCCTGTCCGCCACGGACCGGGAGACGACGCGGGAGCTGCTCGCGAAGCTCGCGGAGCGGCTCAAGAGCCGCTGGGAAGAGGCCGCAATGGTGCCCACCTACGAGGTGGAAGCCGCGGAGGGCGAGCTCGGGGACGGCGGGCTGTTCGAGGGGGAAGCCCAGTCGATGACGGTGCTGGGCCCGCCTTCGAGCTCCGGGGCAGGGGAGATCAGCTCGCGTGTGAGAGGGACGTTCGAGGCGTGAGCTCCGCCGGGCTCCCTGGGGAGCCCGGCGGGAGCCGGGGAGAGCTCAGGGCGTCGGGATGGCGTCACACGTGAAGAGCGTGGGGAGGCACTTGTCGCTCGCGCACTGCTCGTTGGTGGTGCAGTCCTCACCAGCGGCCAGCTTGCAAGCGCCCTTGCCGTCGCAGACGTTGGCCTCGCTGCAATCCGTCCCGTCCTCGCTGCCGAGCGGGACGTTCGAGCATGTGCCCTCCGACCCCTCGACGTTGCAGGCCATGCACGCCGAGTCGCAGGCGGCGTTGCAGCAGACGCCGTCGACGCAGAGCCCGCTGGCGCACTCGCTCGCTTCCGTGCACTCCACGCCGTTCGCGGGCTTGCACTCGCCCGCGGCGTCGCACGCCTGGCCCTCGTCGCAGCCCAGGCCGTCCGTGCCGGCCGCGGCCAG
Protein-coding regions in this window:
- a CDS encoding homoserine kinase, whose amino-acid sequence is MAILTPLSLADARRIGALYGLEIADVRGLLAGSVNSNFALTLADGRGQVFLRVYEEQQLGAASREARMLEHLAAGGVATPQPLRRRDAAPSDAASVSEGAASEGAAPSDAASVSEGAASEGAAFVAEHAGKPVALFPWVAGASLCQARVTPDATRRVGAALARVHLVGASFEGANASRFDLDSLDQRLRGLRSPAPGAGARSTASGPAPALPPDVAAAVDELTGRLERIRAAAPRTPGPQTLIHGDLFRDNVLWEAGEISALLDFESASRGSAAFDLAVTMLAWCFGDDLDPDLVSALGAGYTAVRPLSTEERDRLFHESVIAALRFSITRITDFELRPKGSGVYKDFRRFLARQRTLERLGPEGLLALLGV
- a CDS encoding M48 family metallopeptidase, whose amino-acid sequence is MAQVGTLDFKGFIERRKGQRAGGGDGAGNAYAYVSDKNTRLAFEKMRPVELAVTAAVRLFKTVGKNELLGHAVKVGPAQFPRVHKLAVHCAETLGIATPTIYIVNSPTLNAATYGTNDDSFIMVHSALVDHFTDDELLSVIGHECGHIHNSHVVYLTAMHYLTRMASVFVKWIVGPAMLALSGWSRRAEVTCDRAGLLCAKSLDVSTRALTKLALGSTKLYEELNLEAFIAQHEEGKGGVGRFAEFTASHPWLPKRVLALRAFAESELYKRHAGLGASGLSMEEVDEKVHEVIKIWG
- the hflX gene encoding GTPase HflX, with amino-acid sequence MPTLYGNTTGLSPQATKTLERIYRRKVPLASIATPELIKALAEASHETGRQVGALVHRSGEIDYVIVGDATRLMLPDIGRLRAAQGRFRALRLIHTHLFNEPLTRDDLVDLVRLRLDLVAAVQLTPQGEPRTLQYAYNVPVHGKEAVTVTVDEAQGRGDGRGEAALPYRTVGPVAIGRADVDFGALIQALEDEFTKRSRTRSVAAKDGRAILVHVAEKSKAGALARAEESLRELTELAGTAGVDVADTVLQLRDRLDPRLVLGKGKLDEVVLRASELDAETLVFDRDLTPSQASAIAKHTDLKVLDRTQLILDIFAQRAESSDGKLQVELAQLKYTLPRLGQKDDSLSRLTGGIGGRGPGETKLEIGRRRAKERVSFLEAQLKRLSRQREQRRRRRARLGVPVVSIVGYTNAGKSTLLNTLTGADVLAENKLFATLDTRSRRLRFPEEREVVITDTVGFIRELPKDLFAAFRATFEEAADADLLLHVVDASDPARDQHIETTEALLTELDLIGIPRIVVFNKADLIAPAEGRRLLLGHPDAVVLSATDRETTRELLAKLAERLKSRWEEAAMVPTYEVEAAEGELGDGGLFEGEAQSMTVLGPPSSSGAGEISSRVRGTFEA